In Deltaproteobacteria bacterium, a single window of DNA contains:
- a CDS encoding agmatinase family protein, which produces MSFDPNAAAGPDSGIFGLDHSPESARVVLVPVPFEATTSYGGGTSQGPAAILRASRQVDLWDLETGKPYEAGIAMLPEPSFRPPSGRDPATVNPVSREVNAWVQKTCADWLARGKIVGTVGGDHSISFGAIAAHAAKYPGLGVLHFDAHADLRHAYEGFEHSHASIMDNVVRETSIERLVQVGIRDLCEEEHERIASSGGRIVTFYDAELAEARFAGESWAAQCGRIVAKLPKLVYVSFDIDGLDPALCPHTGTKVPGGLSFQMATSLIAAVVKSGRKLVGFDLTEVAPAQDGSEWDENVGARMLYKLIGWSLKSAAA; this is translated from the coding sequence ATGAGTTTCGACCCCAACGCCGCCGCTGGCCCCGACTCGGGCATCTTCGGACTCGACCACTCGCCGGAATCGGCGCGCGTCGTGCTGGTGCCCGTGCCGTTCGAGGCGACCACCAGCTACGGCGGAGGGACATCGCAGGGGCCGGCCGCGATCCTGCGCGCGAGCCGCCAGGTCGACCTCTGGGACCTCGAGACGGGGAAGCCATATGAGGCCGGGATCGCCATGTTGCCCGAGCCTTCCTTCCGGCCGCCGTCCGGGCGCGACCCGGCGACCGTCAATCCCGTCTCGCGGGAGGTGAACGCGTGGGTGCAGAAGACGTGCGCGGATTGGCTCGCACGCGGAAAGATCGTGGGGACGGTAGGCGGCGACCACAGCATCTCATTCGGCGCCATCGCGGCGCACGCCGCGAAGTATCCCGGACTGGGCGTCCTGCACTTCGACGCGCACGCGGATCTGCGGCACGCGTACGAGGGATTCGAGCACTCGCATGCCTCGATCATGGACAACGTCGTCCGCGAGACGAGCATCGAGCGGCTGGTCCAGGTCGGCATCCGCGACCTGTGCGAGGAGGAGCACGAGCGCATCGCTTCCTCCGGCGGCCGCATCGTCACCTTCTACGACGCGGAGCTGGCGGAAGCGCGCTTCGCCGGGGAGTCCTGGGCAGCGCAGTGCGGCCGGATCGTCGCGAAGCTGCCGAAGCTCGTCTACGTGAGCTTCGACATCGACGGCCTCGACCCGGCACTCTGCCCGCACACCGGCACGAAGGTGCCGGGCGGACTTTCGTTCCAGATGGCGACGTCGCTGATCGCAGCGGTCGTGAAGAGCGGCCGAAAGCTCGTGGGCTTCGACCTGACCGAGGTGGCGCCGGCACAGGACGGCAGCGAGTGGGACGAGAACGTCGGCGCACGGATGCTTTACAAGCTGATTGGATGGTCGCTGAAGTCTGCGGCTGCGTGA
- a CDS encoding methyltransferase domain-containing protein: MPPRCDGEPGDSVEFVRKQKSYWQEVDEPHFRWQTEGPYIAGTEAALLARAQPRPGERMLEIGCGEGANLVHLRHGQADLDLFAVDFSHAKARFARTATAAHVANADAACLPFRSGTFDAVLVRDLLHHVPDRRAVISEALRVLRSGGSITVIEPNAWNPLVAAMAVAIPPERGMLQSTMRRVGTELREAGVTKVAMEREQPLPISRVLLHYRLGLPALGRNRLIAAILRVAERSASVLPRSTWAYFVVRGLAP; encoded by the coding sequence ATGCCTCCTCGATGCGACGGCGAACCTGGCGATTCCGTCGAGTTCGTGCGCAAGCAGAAGTCGTACTGGCAGGAGGTGGACGAGCCGCATTTTCGTTGGCAGACGGAAGGGCCGTACATCGCGGGCACCGAGGCCGCGCTCCTCGCACGGGCGCAACCGCGCCCTGGAGAGCGGATGCTGGAGATCGGCTGTGGCGAGGGTGCGAATCTCGTTCATCTCCGGCACGGGCAGGCGGATCTCGACCTGTTCGCCGTGGACTTCTCTCATGCGAAAGCCCGCTTCGCACGCACGGCAACCGCAGCGCACGTCGCGAACGCAGACGCGGCGTGCTTGCCGTTCCGGAGCGGAACGTTCGATGCGGTGCTGGTCCGGGATCTTCTCCATCACGTGCCCGATCGCCGCGCGGTGATTTCCGAGGCATTGCGTGTGCTGCGCTCCGGGGGGTCGATCACCGTCATCGAGCCGAACGCGTGGAACCCTCTGGTGGCCGCGATGGCGGTTGCCATCCCTCCCGAGCGCGGAATGCTGCAGTCGACGATGCGCCGGGTCGGAACGGAGCTTCGGGAGGCAGGAGTCACGAAAGTCGCGATGGAACGAGAGCAGCCGCTGCCGATTTCCCGTGTCCTCCTCCATTACAGGCTGGGCCTGCCGGCATTAGGGCGGAATCGCTTGATCGCCGCCATCCTGCGAGTGGCCGAGAGATCCGCTTCCGTTCTGCCGCGGTCCACGTGGGCCTACTTCGTGGTCCGCGGCCTCGCGCCGTGA